In Pantoea cypripedii, the following proteins share a genomic window:
- the ftsQ gene encoding cell division protein FtsQ, with amino-acid sequence MSQAALNVRNREPQERTRTGRSNGARLFGIVFLLIVLGIMVAGGLVVLKWMNDASRLPLSKLVVTGETHYTTHDDIRQAILSLGAPGTFMSQNVDIIQQQIERLPWIKQVSVRKQWPDELKINLVEFVPVARWNDLHMVDADGVSFSVPASHIGKENMPMLYGPEGSEKEVLAGYHTMSDVLKASKFTLKVASMTARRSWQLVTSDDVRIELGRSDTMKRLNRFIELYPELQQQAQSGNKRISYVDLRYDSGAAVGWAPAPLEPQEVNQQQNQAQAKQQ; translated from the coding sequence ATGTCACAGGCGGCGCTGAACGTACGCAACCGCGAACCCCAGGAGCGCACGCGCACCGGGCGTAGCAACGGTGCCCGACTTTTCGGCATCGTGTTCCTGCTGATTGTGCTGGGCATTATGGTGGCCGGCGGGCTGGTGGTGCTGAAGTGGATGAATGATGCTTCCCGCCTGCCATTATCGAAACTGGTGGTGACCGGTGAAACGCATTACACCACGCACGATGACATTCGCCAGGCGATTTTGTCACTCGGCGCACCGGGCACGTTTATGTCGCAGAACGTCGACATTATCCAGCAGCAAATTGAACGTTTGCCGTGGATTAAACAGGTCAGCGTGCGTAAGCAGTGGCCTGATGAGCTGAAGATTAACCTGGTGGAGTTTGTTCCGGTGGCTCGCTGGAATGACCTGCATATGGTGGACGCCGATGGTGTCTCCTTCAGCGTCCCGGCCAGTCACATTGGCAAAGAAAATATGCCGATGCTGTACGGGCCTGAAGGCAGTGAGAAAGAGGTACTGGCCGGTTATCACACCATGAGTGATGTGCTGAAGGCCAGCAAGTTTACCCTGAAGGTCGCGTCGATGACGGCGCGGCGCTCGTGGCAGCTGGTGACCAGTGACGATGTGCGCATCGAACTGGGTCGCAGCGATACCATGAAGCGTCTGAACCGTTTTATTGAGCTCTATCCGGAACTGCAACAGCAGGCCCAGAGCGGTAATAAGCGCATCAGTTATGTCGATTTGCGCTATGACTCGGGTGCCGCCGTAGGATGGGCACCGGCACCGTTAGAGCCACAGGAAGTCAATCAGCAACAGAACCAGGCACAGGCTAAACAACAATGA